A window from Streptomyces sp. NBC_00335 encodes these proteins:
- a CDS encoding alpha/beta hydrolase — MGLTSNTVLALAILAGVLLFAATVWFWPKLSGRSWRSVLGRIGLLLATQLALFAAIGLGANKSFLFYGSWADLFGQETSIGKVIDHSMSSADIKVVDKQHLDVPGGAKPAVGGQILKVAIAGQKSKITTTGFVWLPPEYFQPQYKEQNFPASIVLTGYPGMAENLIKGLDYPMTAFRQAKTGKMKPMILVMLRPTPGSRDTECVDIPGGPQTETFYGQDLPQAVQSTFRVGKKPGNMGFIGNSTGGYCALKIAAHYPQTFGAAAGLSAYYEAADDPTTGDLFHGDDKLKARANVLESIKAKQPSGTSFLVTSSEKGEPNLAGTKKFIKLVKGPDRVSSIILDSGGHNFNTWRREIPPMLVWMGTRIQA, encoded by the coding sequence ATGGGTCTCACCAGTAATACGGTTCTGGCGCTGGCCATCCTTGCCGGTGTGCTGCTGTTCGCGGCCACGGTGTGGTTCTGGCCGAAGCTCTCGGGCCGCTCCTGGCGCTCGGTCCTCGGCCGGATCGGCCTCCTCCTGGCCACGCAGCTGGCGCTGTTCGCGGCGATCGGTCTCGGCGCGAACAAGTCGTTCCTGTTCTACGGGTCATGGGCCGACCTCTTCGGCCAGGAGACCTCGATCGGCAAGGTCATCGACCACTCGATGAGCAGCGCCGACATCAAGGTCGTCGACAAGCAGCACCTGGACGTGCCGGGCGGCGCCAAGCCGGCGGTGGGCGGGCAGATCCTGAAAGTGGCGATAGCCGGCCAGAAGTCGAAGATAACGACGACCGGCTTCGTGTGGCTGCCGCCGGAGTACTTCCAGCCGCAGTACAAGGAGCAGAACTTCCCGGCCTCCATCGTCCTCACGGGCTACCCGGGCATGGCGGAGAACCTGATCAAAGGGCTGGACTACCCGATGACGGCCTTCAGGCAGGCCAAGACGGGCAAGATGAAGCCGATGATCCTGGTCATGCTCCGGCCGACCCCGGGTTCGCGCGACACCGAGTGCGTGGACATACCCGGTGGCCCGCAGACCGAGACCTTCTACGGCCAGGACCTTCCGCAGGCCGTCCAGAGCACCTTCCGGGTCGGCAAGAAGCCCGGGAACATGGGCTTCATCGGCAATTCCACGGGCGGTTACTGCGCCCTGAAGATCGCCGCGCACTACCCGCAGACCTTCGGTGCCGCCGCGGGGCTGTCCGCGTACTACGAGGCCGCGGACGACCCGACGACCGGTGACCTCTTCCACGGGGACGACAAGCTGAAGGCGCGCGCGAACGTGCTGGAGTCCATCAAGGCCAAGCAGCCGTCCGGTACGTCGTTCCTGGTCACCAGCAGCGAGAAGGGCGAGCCGAACCTCGCCGGCACGAAGAAGTTCATCAAGCTGGTCAAGGGCCCGGACCGGGTCTCCTCGATCATCCTCGACAGCGGCGGCCACAACTTCAACACCTGGCGCCGCGAGATCCCGCCGATGCTGGTGTGGATGGGCACCAGGATCCAGGCGTAG
- the hpt gene encoding hypoxanthine phosphoribosyltransferase has protein sequence MRVDEKDMGNDLQSVLITKEEIDAKLAELAAKIDAEYAGKDLLIVGVLKGAVMVMADLARALSTPLTMDWMAVSSYGAGTQSSGVVRILKDLDTDIKDKHVLIVEDIIDSGLTLSWLLSNLGSRQPASLEVVTLLRKPDAAKVAIDVKWVGFDIPNEFVVGYGLDYAEKYRNLPFVGTLAPHVYGG, from the coding sequence ATGCGGGTGGACGAGAAGGACATGGGCAACGACCTCCAGTCGGTGCTCATCACCAAGGAAGAGATCGACGCGAAGCTGGCAGAGCTGGCCGCGAAGATCGACGCGGAGTACGCGGGCAAGGACCTGCTCATCGTCGGTGTCCTCAAGGGCGCGGTGATGGTCATGGCGGACCTGGCGCGCGCCTTGTCCACCCCGCTCACCATGGACTGGATGGCGGTGTCCTCGTACGGCGCCGGGACCCAGTCCTCGGGCGTGGTGCGGATCCTCAAGGACCTGGACACCGACATCAAGGACAAGCACGTCCTGATCGTCGAGGACATCATCGACTCGGGCCTGACCCTGTCGTGGCTGCTGTCGAACCTCGGCTCCCGCCAGCCGGCCTCCCTGGAGGTCGTCACGCTGCTGCGCAAGCCCGACGCCGCCAAGGTCGCGATCGACGTGAAGTGGGTCGGCTTCGACATCCCCAACGAGTTCGTCGTCGGCTACGGCCTCGACTACGCCGAGAAGTACCGCAACCTGCCGTTCGTCGGCACCCTCGCTCCCCACGTCTACGGCGGCTGA
- the folB gene encoding dihydroneopterin aldolase — protein MDRVALRGLKARGHHGVFPREREEGQTFIVDLVLHLDTRPAAAGDDLAKTVHYGVVAEEVVDVVQGEPVDLIETLAERIAQQCLKHEAVAQVEVVVHKPDAPITVPFDDVTITITRSRA, from the coding sequence GTGGATCGTGTCGCGCTGCGCGGCCTCAAGGCTCGCGGGCACCATGGCGTCTTCCCCCGGGAACGCGAGGAAGGCCAGACCTTCATCGTCGACCTGGTGCTCCACCTCGACACCCGTCCCGCGGCGGCGGGCGACGACCTGGCTAAGACCGTGCACTACGGGGTAGTCGCGGAAGAAGTCGTCGACGTGGTCCAAGGCGAGCCCGTGGACCTGATCGAGACCCTCGCCGAGCGGATCGCCCAGCAGTGCCTCAAGCACGAGGCGGTCGCCCAGGTGGAGGTCGTCGTCCACAAACCGGACGCGCCGATCACCGTCCCCTTCGACGACGTGACCATCACGATCACCCGGAGCCGCGCGTGA
- the ftsH gene encoding ATP-dependent zinc metalloprotease FtsH, which translates to MDVKRYFRGPVMWIVLAVLAVVVLMNVVGSGGGYKSVETSEVIKAINSGQVDSAKLTTGDSQMIKIELKKDQKLGDNDGTKFQANYIGDQGVQLAQNLQTKFEAGQIPDGYSVTPDKTSPFLSVLLSLLPFVLIVVVFLFLMNQMQGGGSRVMQFGKSKAKLITKDTPKTTFADVAGSDEAVEELHEIKEFLQEPAKFQAVGAKIPKGVLLYGPPGTGKTLLARAVAGEAGVPFYSISGSDFVEMFVGVGASRVRDLFEQAKANAPAIVFVDEIDAVGRHRGAGLGGGHDEREQTLNQLLVEMDGFDVKGGVILIAATNRPDILDPALLRPGRFDRQIAVDRPDMQGRLEILKVHQKGKPVAPDVDLGAVARRTPGFTGADLANVLNEAALLTARSDQKLIDNHALDEAIDRVVAGPQKRTRIMSDREKKITAYHEGGHALVAAASPNSDPVHKITILSRGRALGYTMVLPDEDKYSTTRNEMLDQLAYMLGGRAAEELVFHDPTTGAANDIEKATATARAMVTQYGMTERLGAIKFGGDNTEPFLGREMSHPRDYSEEVAALVDEEVKKLIETAHNEAWEILVENRDVLDNLVLALLEKETLNKEQIAEVFSTIVKRPARPAWTGSSHRTPSTRPPVLSPKELQLTNAANGTSAASAVSVEKSPEPSPEELPEA; encoded by the coding sequence ATGGACGTGAAGCGATACTTCCGTGGGCCGGTTATGTGGATCGTGCTGGCCGTCCTCGCCGTGGTCGTGTTGATGAACGTCGTCGGCTCCGGCGGCGGCTACAAGTCGGTGGAGACCAGCGAGGTCATCAAGGCGATCAACAGTGGCCAGGTGGACAGCGCCAAGCTCACCACCGGTGACAGCCAGATGATCAAGATCGAGCTGAAGAAGGACCAGAAGCTCGGCGACAACGACGGCACCAAGTTCCAGGCCAACTACATCGGGGACCAGGGCGTACAGCTCGCCCAGAACCTCCAGACCAAGTTCGAAGCCGGTCAGATCCCTGACGGATACTCCGTCACGCCGGACAAGACCAGCCCGTTCCTGAGCGTGCTGCTCTCGCTGCTGCCGTTCGTCCTCATCGTGGTCGTCTTCCTGTTCCTGATGAACCAGATGCAGGGCGGTGGTTCCCGGGTCATGCAGTTCGGGAAGTCCAAGGCCAAGCTCATCACCAAGGACACCCCGAAGACGACGTTCGCCGATGTCGCGGGTTCGGACGAGGCCGTCGAGGAACTCCACGAGATCAAGGAGTTCCTCCAGGAGCCGGCGAAGTTCCAGGCCGTCGGCGCCAAGATCCCCAAGGGCGTGCTGCTGTACGGCCCGCCCGGCACCGGTAAGACCCTGCTCGCGCGTGCCGTCGCGGGCGAGGCCGGTGTCCCCTTCTACTCGATCTCCGGATCCGACTTCGTCGAGATGTTCGTCGGTGTCGGTGCCTCGCGTGTCCGCGACCTGTTCGAGCAGGCCAAGGCCAACGCCCCGGCGATCGTCTTCGTCGACGAGATCGACGCAGTCGGCCGGCACCGCGGTGCGGGCCTCGGCGGCGGTCACGACGAGCGCGAGCAGACCCTCAACCAGCTGCTCGTCGAGATGGACGGCTTCGACGTGAAGGGCGGGGTCATCCTGATCGCCGCCACGAACCGTCCCGACATCCTCGACCCGGCCCTCCTGCGCCCCGGCCGCTTCGACCGCCAGATCGCGGTCGACCGTCCGGACATGCAGGGCCGTCTGGAGATCCTCAAGGTCCACCAGAAGGGCAAGCCGGTCGCCCCGGACGTCGACCTGGGTGCGGTTGCCCGCCGTACGCCCGGCTTCACGGGTGCCGATCTCGCCAACGTCCTGAACGAGGCCGCGCTCCTCACGGCCCGCTCGGACCAGAAGCTGATCGACAACCACGCGCTGGACGAGGCGATCGACCGCGTCGTGGCGGGTCCGCAGAAGCGGACCCGGATCATGTCGGACCGGGAAAAGAAGATCACCGCGTACCACGAGGGCGGCCACGCCCTGGTCGCGGCGGCTTCCCCGAACTCCGACCCGGTCCACAAGATCACGATCCTGTCCCGCGGCCGGGCCCTGGGTTACACCATGGTCCTGCCCGACGAGGACAAGTACTCGACCACGCGCAACGAGATGCTCGACCAGCTCGCGTACATGCTGGGCGGGCGCGCGGCCGAGGAACTGGTCTTCCACGACCCGACCACGGGCGCCGCGAACGACATCGAGAAGGCCACGGCAACGGCCCGCGCGATGGTCACCCAGTACGGCATGACCGAGCGTCTCGGCGCGATCAAGTTCGGCGGGGACAACACCGAGCCGTTCCTGGGCCGCGAGATGTCGCACCCGAGGGACTACTCGGAAGAGGTCGCCGCACTGGTCGACGAAGAGGTCAAGAAGCTCATCGAGACGGCGCACAACGAGGCCTGGGAAATCCTGGTCGAGAACCGCGACGTCCTCGACAACCTCGTCCTCGCCCTCCTCGAGAAGGAGACGCTCAACAAGGAGCAGATCGCCGAGGTCTTCTCGACGATCGTGAAGCGCCCGGCCCGCCCGGCGTGGACCGGCTCCTCGCACCGCACGCCGTCCACCCGTCCGCCGGTGCTCTCTCCCAAGGAGCTCCAGCTGACGAACGCGGCGAACGGCACGTCCGCGGCCTCGGCCGTATCCGTGGAGAAGTCCCCGGAGCCCTCCCCGGAGGAGCTCCCGGAGGCCTAG
- a CDS encoding nuclear transport factor 2 family protein, translating into MSRTDIESVEEVNTAFYEAMEQGDFDALSALWLEDEISCVHPGWPVLSGRGEVLRSYALIMSHTEYIQFFLTDTKVTVIGDTALVTCTENILSGGPAEDGGELGPLVGQLVVATNVFRRTPEGWRLWSHHGSPVLTDSDEDDEEESS; encoded by the coding sequence GTGAGCCGTACCGACATCGAATCCGTCGAAGAGGTCAACACGGCCTTCTACGAGGCCATGGAGCAGGGGGACTTCGACGCACTGTCGGCGCTCTGGCTCGAAGACGAGATCTCCTGCGTGCACCCGGGCTGGCCGGTGCTGTCGGGACGCGGCGAAGTGCTGCGCTCCTACGCGCTGATCATGTCGCACACCGAGTACATCCAGTTCTTCCTCACCGACACCAAGGTCACCGTCATAGGCGACACCGCCCTGGTGACCTGCACCGAGAACATCCTCAGCGGCGGACCCGCCGAGGACGGCGGCGAACTGGGCCCGCTGGTGGGACAGCTCGTCGTCGCCACGAATGTGTTCCGACGCACACCGGAGGGCTGGCGGCTCTGGTCGCACCACGGTTCTCCCGTCCTCACGGACTCCGATGAGGACGACGAGGAGGAGTCCTCCTAG
- the folP gene encoding dihydropteroate synthase, whose protein sequence is MNTNRGPAPRGLVTGLPDWDRCAVMGVVNVTPDSFSDGGRWFDTTAAVKRGLDLVAQGADLVDVGGESTRPGASRVDEEEELRRVVPVVRGLASEGIVVSVDTMRASVAARAVAAGATLVNDVSGGLADPGMIPAVAAAEVPFVVMHWRGFSDGMNSLAVYEDVLAEVTAELRTRIDAVVTGGIAPERLLVDPGLGFAKNAEHDLALVAHLAELRALGFPLLVAASRKRFLGRVLAGADDASPPPARERDAATAAVTAIAASGGAWAVRVHEVRASADAVRVARAVEGALGTTRSNEEGAR, encoded by the coding sequence ATGAACACGAACCGCGGCCCCGCCCCCAGGGGCCTGGTGACAGGCCTGCCCGACTGGGACCGCTGCGCGGTCATGGGCGTAGTCAACGTCACCCCCGACTCCTTCTCCGACGGCGGCCGCTGGTTCGACACCACCGCGGCCGTCAAGCGCGGCCTCGACCTCGTCGCCCAGGGCGCCGACCTCGTGGACGTGGGCGGAGAGTCCACCCGCCCCGGCGCCTCCCGCGTCGACGAGGAGGAGGAGCTGCGCCGGGTCGTCCCCGTCGTCCGCGGCCTCGCCTCCGAAGGCATCGTCGTCTCCGTCGACACCATGCGCGCCTCCGTCGCCGCGCGGGCCGTCGCCGCCGGCGCCACCCTGGTCAACGACGTCAGCGGCGGCCTCGCCGACCCCGGCATGATCCCGGCCGTCGCCGCCGCCGAGGTGCCCTTCGTCGTCATGCACTGGCGCGGCTTCAGCGACGGCATGAACAGCCTCGCCGTCTACGAGGACGTCCTCGCCGAGGTCACCGCCGAACTCCGCACCCGCATCGACGCCGTCGTCACCGGCGGCATCGCCCCCGAGCGGCTGCTGGTCGACCCCGGTCTGGGCTTCGCCAAGAACGCCGAGCACGACCTGGCCCTGGTCGCCCACCTCGCCGAGCTGCGCGCGCTGGGCTTCCCGCTCCTGGTGGCCGCCTCGCGGAAGCGTTTCCTCGGCCGGGTGCTGGCCGGCGCCGACGACGCCTCCCCGCCGCCGGCCCGCGAACGCGACGCCGCCACCGCCGCCGTCACCGCCATCGCCGCCTCCGGGGGCGCCTGGGCCGTACGGGTCCACGAGGTACGGGCGAGCGCCGACGCGGTTCGGGTGGCCCGCGCCGTGGAAGGGGCACTGGGTACGACCCGTAGCAACGAGGAAGGGGCACGGTGA
- the folK gene encoding 2-amino-4-hydroxy-6-hydroxymethyldihydropteridine diphosphokinase, which yields MNAQSDPTVQPVPASVVEAVDAADVTLSNPKWAVVALGANLGNRLETLQGAIDALGDTPGLRVKAVSPVYETEPWGVEAGSQPSYLNAVISVKTTLPPSSLLERGHAIEEAFDRVREERWGPRTIDVDIIAYADVVSADPVLTLPHPRAHQRAFVLAPWNDIDPEAQIPGQGPVAALLAAVGLAGLTERTDLELRLPE from the coding sequence ATGAACGCCCAGAGCGACCCCACGGTCCAGCCCGTACCCGCCTCCGTGGTCGAGGCCGTCGACGCGGCGGACGTCACGCTGTCGAACCCCAAGTGGGCCGTCGTCGCGCTCGGCGCGAACCTGGGCAACCGTCTGGAGACCCTCCAGGGCGCCATCGACGCCCTCGGCGACACTCCGGGTCTTCGGGTCAAGGCCGTCTCCCCCGTCTACGAGACGGAGCCGTGGGGCGTGGAGGCGGGCTCGCAGCCCTCGTACCTCAACGCCGTCATCTCGGTGAAGACCACCCTGCCCCCCAGCTCGCTGCTGGAGCGCGGCCACGCCATCGAGGAAGCCTTCGACCGCGTCCGCGAGGAGCGCTGGGGGCCCCGCACGATCGACGTCGACATCATCGCCTACGCCGACGTGGTCTCCGCCGACCCGGTCCTGACCCTCCCGCACCCGCGCGCCCACCAGCGCGCCTTCGTGCTGGCCCCCTGGAACGACATCGACCCCGAAGCGCAGATCCCGGGCCAGGGGCCCGTCGCCGCGCTCCTGGCGGCAGTCGGCCTCGCCGGACTCACCGAGCGCACGGACCTGGAACTGCGCCTCCCCGAATGA
- a CDS encoding phosphatidylglycerol lysyltransferase domain-containing protein produces the protein MSSRIDGDKSGQVPKPVSRILRGPRPETVPGIVGTAVTVVGLLDIAAGVFPRFRHSRIHAVTEVLPGSFGPFAAALALSAGVLLLLLAHGLKRRKRRAWRAAVVLLPAGAVAQFTYRHSIIGVVIAALLLALLLRHQSEFKALPDPRSRWKALANFVLMSAGSIGLGLVIVNSHPGRVVGNPGVYEQISHVVYGLFGFEGPVDYAGRVSWTVGYSLGALGMLTAVTTIYLAFRPEHPAARLTADDEVKLRELLAKHGGRDSLGHFALRRDKAVVFSPSGKAAVTYRVVSGVMLASGDPVGDVEAWPGAIERFMEEAKTHSWTPAVMGCSETGGEVWTRETGLDALELGDEAIVDVKDFSLSGRAMRNVRQMVKRIERNGYTTRVRRVSELTATELEQVRGAADAWRGTDTERGFSMALGRVGDPGDGDCYIATAHRVEEGDTSPFGDLKAVLHFVPWGKDGMSLELMRRDRAADPGMNELLIVASLEASPALGIEKVSLNFAMFRSALARGEKIGAGPVLRMWRSLLVFLSRWFQIESLYKFNAKFRPRWEPRFVVFRTTRDLPRIGFAAMQAEGFVTLALPRLFAGRRRPKPVRTCAHHRVQPPTAVPTQPEHKIQAA, from the coding sequence ATGTCTAGCAGGATAGATGGCGATAAGTCGGGACAGGTTCCGAAGCCTGTCAGCCGAATCCTCCGAGGCCCACGACCGGAGACCGTCCCCGGGATCGTGGGCACCGCCGTCACGGTCGTCGGCCTGCTGGACATCGCCGCGGGAGTCTTCCCGCGCTTCCGGCACAGCCGCATCCACGCGGTCACCGAGGTGCTGCCCGGCTCCTTCGGCCCCTTCGCGGCCGCCCTGGCCCTCAGCGCCGGCGTCCTGCTCCTGCTGCTCGCCCACGGGCTCAAGCGCCGCAAGCGCCGGGCCTGGCGGGCCGCGGTGGTGCTGCTGCCGGCGGGAGCCGTCGCGCAGTTCACGTACCGCCACTCGATCATCGGCGTGGTCATCGCGGCGCTGCTCCTGGCGCTCCTGCTGCGCCACCAGAGTGAATTCAAGGCGCTGCCCGACCCGCGCAGCCGCTGGAAGGCGCTCGCCAACTTCGTGCTGATGAGCGCGGGCTCCATCGGCCTCGGTCTGGTCATCGTCAACTCGCACCCCGGTCGCGTTGTAGGCAATCCGGGTGTTTACGAGCAGATCAGCCACGTCGTCTACGGGCTCTTCGGCTTCGAGGGCCCCGTCGACTACGCCGGCCGGGTGTCCTGGACCGTCGGCTACTCCCTGGGCGCCCTCGGCATGCTGACCGCCGTCACCACCATCTACCTGGCCTTCCGCCCCGAGCACCCGGCCGCCCGGCTCACCGCCGACGACGAGGTCAAGCTCCGCGAGCTGCTCGCCAAGCACGGCGGCCGCGACTCGCTGGGCCACTTCGCGCTCCGCCGCGACAAGGCCGTCGTCTTCTCCCCCAGCGGCAAGGCCGCCGTCACCTACCGCGTCGTCTCCGGCGTGATGCTCGCCTCCGGCGACCCGGTCGGCGACGTCGAGGCCTGGCCCGGCGCCATCGAACGGTTCATGGAGGAGGCCAAGACCCACTCCTGGACCCCCGCCGTCATGGGCTGCAGCGAGACCGGCGGCGAGGTCTGGACCCGCGAGACCGGCCTCGACGCCCTGGAGCTCGGGGACGAGGCGATCGTGGACGTCAAGGACTTCTCCCTCTCCGGCCGGGCGATGCGCAACGTCCGGCAGATGGTCAAGCGCATCGAACGCAACGGCTACACCACCCGGGTCCGCCGGGTCAGCGAGCTGACCGCGACCGAGCTGGAGCAGGTGCGCGGCGCCGCCGACGCCTGGCGCGGCACCGACACCGAGCGCGGGTTCTCCATGGCGCTCGGCCGCGTCGGCGACCCGGGCGACGGCGACTGCTACATCGCCACCGCGCACCGCGTCGAGGAGGGCGACACCTCCCCCTTCGGCGACCTCAAAGCCGTCCTGCACTTCGTTCCCTGGGGCAAGGACGGCATGTCGCTGGAGCTGATGCGCCGCGACCGCGCCGCCGACCCCGGCATGAACGAGCTGCTGATCGTCGCTTCCCTGGAGGCCTCCCCCGCGCTCGGCATCGAGAAGGTCTCCCTGAACTTCGCGATGTTCCGCTCGGCCCTGGCCCGCGGCGAGAAGATCGGCGCCGGCCCGGTCCTGCGGATGTGGCGCAGCCTGCTGGTGTTCCTCTCGCGCTGGTTCCAGATCGAGTCGCTGTACAAGTTCAACGCGAAGTTCCGCCCCCGCTGGGAGCCCCGCTTCGTGGTCTTCCGCACCACCCGGGACCTGCCCCGCATCGGCTTCGCCGCGATGCAGGCCGAGGGCTTCGTCACGCTGGCCCTGCCCCGCCTGTTCGCCGGCCGGCGCCGCCCCAAGCCGGTCCGCACCTGCGCCCACCACCGCGTCCAGCCCCCGACCGCCGTACCCACCCAGCCGGAACACAAGATCCAGGCCGCCTGA
- the folE gene encoding GTP cyclohydrolase I FolE codes for MTDPVTLTGGEGTIGEFDEKRAEAAVRELLIAVGEDPDREGLLATPGRVARAYKEIFAGLYQKPEDVLTTTFDLGHDEMVLVKDIEVMSTCEHHLVPFHGVAHVGYIPSVDGKITGLSKLARLVDVFARRPQVQERLTTQIAESVMEILDPRGVIVVIECEHMCMTMRGVRKPGAKTITSAVRGQLRDPATRNEAMSLIMAR; via the coding sequence ATGACCGACCCAGTGACCCTGACCGGTGGCGAGGGCACGATCGGCGAGTTCGACGAGAAGCGCGCCGAGGCGGCGGTCCGCGAGCTCCTGATCGCGGTCGGCGAGGACCCGGACCGCGAGGGGCTGCTGGCGACTCCGGGGCGGGTCGCGCGGGCGTACAAGGAGATATTCGCCGGCCTCTACCAGAAGCCGGAGGACGTCCTGACGACGACCTTCGACCTCGGCCACGACGAGATGGTCCTGGTGAAGGACATCGAAGTCATGAGCACCTGTGAACATCACCTGGTGCCGTTCCACGGCGTGGCGCACGTCGGCTACATCCCGTCCGTCGACGGCAAGATCACCGGCCTGTCGAAGCTGGCCCGCCTCGTGGACGTCTTCGCCCGCCGCCCGCAGGTGCAGGAGCGGCTGACCACCCAGATCGCCGAGTCGGTCATGGAGATCCTGGACCCGCGCGGGGTCATCGTGGTCATCGAGTGCGAGCACATGTGCATGACCATGCGCGGGGTCCGCAAGCCCGGCGCGAAGACCATCACCTCGGCCGTCCGCGGCCAGCTCCGCGACCCCGCGACCCGCAACGAGGCGATGAGCCTGATCATGGCCCGCTAG
- a CDS encoding DUF3180 domain-containing protein encodes MKQLRPAVLAGIFAIAAVLSWAGARLWNAYGTLPGVPVAAPIVLAAIAVVLLATALSLRSRLKAQRDRVPGAKGVEPLMAARAVVFGQASALVAALVAGAYGGVGVFLLTTAMDVPARRDQTWYAGFSVLAGVAVVAAALFLEHVLKLPDDEDPAPEAPARA; translated from the coding sequence GTGAAGCAACTGAGGCCGGCGGTCCTGGCGGGCATTTTCGCGATCGCCGCGGTGCTGTCCTGGGCCGGAGCCCGGCTGTGGAACGCGTACGGCACGCTCCCCGGCGTCCCCGTGGCCGCTCCCATCGTGCTCGCCGCCATCGCGGTGGTCCTGCTGGCGACGGCCCTGTCGCTGCGCTCCCGCCTGAAGGCCCAGCGCGACCGGGTGCCCGGCGCCAAGGGCGTGGAGCCGCTGATGGCGGCCCGCGCGGTCGTCTTCGGCCAGGCCAGCGCCCTGGTGGCGGCCCTGGTCGCGGGCGCCTACGGCGGCGTCGGCGTCTTCCTGCTCACCACCGCGATGGACGTCCCCGCCCGCCGCGACCAGACCTGGTACGCCGGCTTCTCGGTCCTGGCGGGCGTGGCGGTCGTGGCGGCGGCCCTCTTCCTGGAACACGTCCTGAAGCTCCCGGACGACGAGGACCCCGCCCCCGAGGCCCCGGCGCGGGCCTAA
- a CDS encoding GNAT family N-acetyltransferase, with product MHYRAATAADAPAMAGLFAANHHDALSAEERARQGFVQGALDEDALRAMAVGGGLLVADDGGAIAGLLGLVRAESVPGPPPPVRALLGAKDELLWRGRPLGAARWLLYGPVVVAAAYRGRGIARGLFDAGLKAASGRAEVMVAFIEMSNRASWTVHVDGLGMTPLGEFELGDRVYGVVGAACPAP from the coding sequence ATGCACTACAGGGCCGCCACCGCGGCGGATGCGCCGGCCATGGCGGGGCTGTTCGCCGCCAATCACCACGATGCGCTGAGCGCGGAGGAGCGGGCCCGGCAGGGGTTCGTGCAGGGGGCGCTCGACGAGGACGCGTTGCGGGCGATGGCCGTGGGTGGCGGGCTGCTCGTCGCGGACGACGGCGGGGCGATCGCCGGGCTGCTCGGGCTCGTACGGGCCGAGAGCGTGCCGGGGCCGCCGCCGCCCGTGCGGGCGCTGCTGGGGGCCAAGGACGAGCTGCTGTGGCGCGGGCGGCCGCTGGGGGCCGCGCGGTGGCTGCTCTACGGGCCCGTCGTGGTCGCGGCCGCGTACCGCGGCCGGGGGATCGCCCGCGGGCTGTTCGACGCAGGGCTGAAGGCCGCCTCGGGGCGGGCCGAGGTGATGGTGGCCTTCATCGAGATGAGCAACCGGGCCTCTTGGACGGTGCACGTCGACGGGCTGGGCATGACCCCGCTCGGGGAGTTCGAACTCGGCGACCGCGTGTACGGGGTGGTCGGCGCGGCCTGCCCGGCCCCTTAG